A stretch of Triticum aestivum cultivar Chinese Spring chromosome 1D, IWGSC CS RefSeq v2.1, whole genome shotgun sequence DNA encodes these proteins:
- the LOC123157428 gene encoding dirigent protein 6-like has protein sequence MAAVPPNVEVSIVPAPTTYRKTILRNLWLGRTGDDTQKSLHEVAKFGHYVVVNWTVFEGEGNGAKLVARGQGSTIGAGSWISTYVIVFVDGRFKGSTLQVMGNALGVNGQLAVTGGTGEFALASGIIKVDFDKLTGVDHLTVEVYTPVFLGPCYAAAEN, from the exons ATGGCGGCCGTTCCTCCTAATGTAGAGGTCTCCATTGTCCCCGCACCCACTACATACAGAAAGACTATCCTCCGCAACCTGTGGTTGGGCCGCACTGGTGATGACACCCAGAAATCCCTTCATGAGGTGGCCAAGTTTGGGCATTACGTTGTTGTCAACTGGACTGTATTTGAAGGAGAGGGCAACGGGGCGAAGCTAGTCGCCCGTGGACAAGGAAGCACCATAGGCGCCGGTAGCTGGATATCTACTTACGTCATAGTGTTTGTGGATGGCAG GTTCAAAGGATCCACCCTTCAAGTGATGGGAAACGCCTTGGGTGTTAATGGTCAGTTGGCTGTTACTGGTGGGACTGGGGAGTTTGCTCTTGCAAGTGGTATCATCAAGGTGGATTTTGACAAACTTACTGGTGTTGACCACCTTACGGTGGAAGTGTATACACCAGTGTTCTTAGGACCGTGTTATGCAGCAGCGGAGAATTAG